A stretch of DNA from Lycium ferocissimum isolate CSIRO_LF1 chromosome 4, AGI_CSIRO_Lferr_CH_V1, whole genome shotgun sequence:
GACGCGGTGGTGTGGTACTAAAATCATCGTAATCATCGTCTACCAAATCGCATCATGTACACCATCAACTCCATGTTTGACGTCTGGTATGTCATGTGCAACGAGAGGCAATTTAAGAGTTTCCAACTCGTAGGGTGTTGGCACAACTTCCTCAAATCTACGGATCGTGAACAACAAAATATAGAAACTATATTACCGTATATATCTACATTGGTAACATACTAAAAATATGAggaaaatatagtcaaaatatattgaTCACAAATGActaatttcataaatatagacaaaatataatcaaaatatagcATGTAAAACAAACATATTAAAACGAGCTTAAATGGTAAAAGACACAAAATCGTTAAAAGACTCGTTTTACCGGATTTTTATCGTCTCCCCCGAACATGCCATCCatcaatttcttgaattctcgGTTTTCCTTCCGTAGTCCGCCGCTAAAaattctagaattaaattcCCCGTCTTAACTTGCAATGGTGGACGGGACTTTTGAGCAACATTCATACAACCATACTTGCGCAGTTTACAAACCATGAATCctataatatttcttaaaacCAGCATATTTCTGCCCGATGCTTACAACCAACTCTCTAAACGAATCTTTACCCCAAGGATACTCATTATATCTCCCGTCCTCTACAACATCAAAATGGATCCTTGGTATGTTTGTTGAGTTCGGCTCACCACAATGTACCCACGTatttatgaaatacaatattGCCATCTTGCGTCATCCCCTTTATTATCCCGGACGATCCTTGTCGAAACACTCAATAAGCTCGTGTCTTTTAACCGGCAATTGATTCTCCGATTTCTACCAAAATACTCCGCCATAAGCCTATTCGGTTTTGAGTTATCATaaacaaaatcattttcatcgTATACACAATCTAGCCCAAAGTTGATCGGGTGAAATTCTCTAAGGCCAAAACGCGTAACTTTaccatttatttcaaatgtaaAGCACCTATATATATCGCCCCTAAGTTCTTTGACCATAAAGCACCGAAAAATCCGTGCTTGTACATCCAATTGCCGCATTCTCGAGATATTTACCAAAACAAGAATTCCTAAACATATCCATCTGGATCCGTTAGTTTGCCTCTAATATCTTGCATTACATTAACATTCGTGTATCTACACATAGATGGTGCCACAGCAGGGTGCTTGGTAACCAAAAATTTAGATACCTGAAACAACATGCCAAAAAACACGTATGATTAACATATATCGACTAAATGTACTTAAAAAATACACACAAAATaatcatcaacaaaataataaccgaatgtacttaaaaatcttaaaaatcaaCGTAATAATCCGTcaacaaaatatacacaaaaataactgaatgtacttaaaaatcttaaaaaatcaCAGTTATGGTGAAGAAAAATACGCACGAAATAACTGAAGAAACAAGTGTAAAAAAAACAcagaaaatatacttaaaatgcacaCAAAATATAGATCTGTTTAATTCATAGATCTGTAATaactgaacaaaaaaaaagaactaaatatactgaaaatacaacaaaaatatacctcttcatcatcatcctcatccacATTACGTTTGGCTTTAGCAATTTTCTTGCCcttaacattaacaacattgtcaccacctttctcttttttgtttctccatttgagaaacatttttcaatttttcttgttgtttacTCTTCGAATCAACATATTCCTTATAATGCCTAGGATCGTTAATTCTTTTTGAACGATTCTCAAAGATAAAGAGCCAATGGCAGTTTGATGTTGAGAAATTCCCAAAGAAAAATTAGGAATCGCAAATTCGGGTTCTATACCTGTATTTCTCATCGGAGTAGCAGCTTTCTTAGTCATTCCAATTGAATCTAAGAAAAAACAACCAAGAACAAACACTGATAGTTACTTACTTAGACTTGCATTCCCGattcaaacgaaaaaaaaaaaacccaaaatataggttaaatacacggtaaaaaataaaaataaaatcagatagaatcttactttattttgggaattagatttgaaaCGTGAGAGAAAtcaatgagtagttaattagagatataaaaggaagttgaataattgaaaaagcgatttgaaattggatgaaAGTAATGGATATGGTGAATAATGGCGTCTATTTAGGATGAAGGAGAGagacacgttttttttttttgttaaatttaggGGGAGTGGGAAGTTATCAGATGAGTGGTAAAAACATGGTAGCTATGTGAagtaaatatgatatattttagctactaaatataattattgaaaagtttagttatgttccataaataggtaataatggaacctatgccaagtaaattttacatGTTGTTAATCACTCATCCTTCTCTATATCTTATTTCCTTTGATCCGTATACAAATCATGTTGCACCAAGCCCACATACAAAACTAATGGTAGTAATAACCTATCTGTATTGGCAgtgtaaattttataaaaagttATCAAAGTCATCCTACTTAACATATTTGGCACTCTCGTTCTCTATCCTGGAATCCCCTCCCAGCCTTCAAAATTCACTGTATTAGTTAAGGTATACTGGACAGTAAAAGCAAAAGATTCATTAcgttaaatatatatgtacaatacTAAAATCTCAGATCTAAAAGTTAAATGGCAAGACATACTAAGCTTTATTTTGTCTATTTACGCCAAACTTAAACTTGCttggtttattttatttaattatcgaAGTGTTCAATTCTCAAAAGTAATTTTTCTTAACCTATGCAATTGGTTTGTTTTGGTTAGGTTTTTAATTAAGGCACTAGAAACTAAAGGCACTTTAACAAATGATTATTTTACCAATGAGTAGCAGTCTCGCAGTAgctatcaattttaatttttcgttaGAGGGACAATTACGTGTAAAGTATCTTCATTTTCTAACTCAAATCAAATATTGTCCAAACGTctaaatcaacaaaaaaaataaaaaaaattcatccttTCTCACCAACAATTAAAAGAGAGCGAATTATTAATGAGGATTGTGGTGGAATAGATAAAATTTTCATTCTAAAAGAGAGATTTAGATTCTAGTCTTAGAATGAATATCCTTAATGAAATGGATAGAATTTCTTCATTTGAGATTCTGATTATAGTCCTGCACTGGAAAAATCCAGAGCATTTGCTTCTATATGATATCGTTAATTCAAACTTCAAAATAAATACTGAATACCGGtaggaatttaaaaaaaacaaaaaaaaatgtaagttgAGACCCTAAAAAGGACAAGAATAAAAAGACTGGAATggttaaagaataaataaagCAAGGCTTCTAATCATGTCACTTCTCCCAAAATCTTTTTGATCATCTATCACTCTCACTCCTTTTCTATGCTTAGGCCTTAAGACTTCTCGCCTTCATCTTCTAGTCTTTTTTTCACAGTCTACAACATATAAAACAAGATCCAAAACCCAACCCAAGCTTCTATCTTTCAATGGATCAAGATACAACTCCTTACATCTCCAATAAACAGAAATCAAACTGTGAATTAGTTCCACCAAAACATGCAGACCCTTGTAAGTTCTTTAATAATTTTCCCTTTAAAGCCATGCTAGTTTTGATATTTCTAGTTGCACTTCCACATTTTCCTTTGGAAGCTCCTGAAATCATCACCCAAACTCTGCATACAGGAAATTGGGAACTTGTAGTTCAGCTTATTTTAGTAGGTATAGCTGTTTCTTATGGCTTATTCAGCAAAAAAATTTATGATGATGAGacagaaaatgaatatttatataGTAGTTCAAAGTTTGATACTAATGTTCAATCTAGATTACTTCAGGCTTCATCTTTTTTTGATGATGAAGCTGAAAACCATGAAGTGTCTGATGAAAATAGAGTTCAGACTTGGAATAATTATCAGTACCATAGTGGTAAACCAGTAGTAGTTGTTACTAAAGAAAGTGCTAAAATTAGTCCAAGAATTGTTGAAAAGCCTTTGCTTTTGCCAATTAGGAGTTTGAAATCTCCTGTTCCTGAGCCTAACTCTACTACTACTTCACGAAAATCTATTTCTACTACAAAATCCAAGATttcatctccaagaaagttgtCCGCGTCACTTTCCGTTTCATCAGAATCTCAAGCCAAGATTGATCAATTTGATCACAAAATTGTGAGGAAACAGAGTTTTAACAAATCTTCTGTTtcacctccaccaccaccacctcctCTGCCACCGGCACCGATTGTTAAGAAATCTAATCTGTTGAGATCAAGCTCTATCGTAACGGATGACAAGGGTTCTTCTAAAAAAGAAATGAGGAGAAGTACTAGGAGTGTGCCATTTGAATTGAGCTCGTACAAAGGGAAGTCTGTTCGAACAATTAGGCCATTTGTTGGGGCTGCAAGAGCAAGAGTATATGCTAAAGATAACGTAAATGGAGAGACAGAGAAAGCTGAAGAAACTTTTGTCGACAAACAGACGATAGAAAAGCAGCATTATGCACCAGAGCCAACAATGATGGATTTTGGAGGGGAAGAGAAGAAAACATCTTCTCTTGAAAAGTTAGTAGTGGAAAATGATGACTCAGAGGATTGCTTTGAAAAGAGCGTGGAAAATGTAGAAGTAGCACGCAAGAATGAGAGTGATATGGCAACTGAGGGTGTTCCGGATAATGTAGACAAGAAGGCTGATGAGTTTATAGCTAAATTTAGGGAGCAAATCAGGCTTCAGAGAATTCAGTCCATCCGAACATCGGCTGGGCAGCCTGCTAAAGAGCTACTCCAGTAAAATAATCTTGTTCAAAACTGAGGTGATACAAGAGCTACTTATCAGTTGTCAGTCTTATGGAGTTATGGTTAGGGCGTTATTGACTTGCCATTAGAACAATCTTATGGTTAGCTAGGTAGTAGAGAAgttatctccttttttttttttttctttctttttttcttttttttcttttttcctttgcaGTTTGTATTTCCAAATTTGAGGTTTCTAATCTAGTACTTATAAAAGGATTTTAGTGTTGTAATTGTAATGTAGCTACCTGTGTCTCCACCAGTAGTTGATGTACTACCATGAGGCAGAATGCGATCATAAGAAAATCTTTTGATTCCCCAGGTTTTATGTTGATTAACCTGGTATTGTACTTCTGTTCTGAAAAAATATGTCTGGTATTCAGAGATTAGCAAGTACGTTCTGTTATATGTTACTACTATCAATTCTTCATTCATGATCAATATTATCCGGTCTATGTTTTTCTTTCCGGTAACTAACAATATATTAATCACCAAGTGAAAGTCAATTAAAAAACCATAGCCAAGCTTATAATGAAACTTGCTATCTCATGAACTAGACAACAGCAGACAAAGTTAAAAGGGACAACAATCTGAGGATCACAAGACTCAAAAACCATAACTATGCATCAATTGTGCACTACCAGCAGGAGCTCTAACATTGCAAACATATGCAACCTACCTAGCTGTGCTTTCCACATCTCTAAAAGACTGCTGAAAGACTCATAAATTTCTCTCAATCCGAATAGCATGTATGACATCTGCAAAGACCATTCTGAAGAGGATAGCCTTCTGTGATTTGGCCTTGCCAGCTGAAGTAGCCCACACCATATACTGATCTCAATTTGCACCTATTCCGGTATATATCACTAACATCTACTTTACttttatatcaatttttttatagCAAGGAACGACTCATATTTAACGCAGTAGTTAAAATTTACTGGTTGTGCTCTGAAGTTAAGAACTGAGTAAATCCCATTTTTTACGAGTAAATTTGCAGGTACTCCAATCAATTTGTTTCTCTTTTACCATCTTAAAGATTATGCTAAGGAATCCTCAACACACTCCCATGTCACATTTGCCAGTTTTCCCAACTCTTCATGTCATTTTCGATTTGTGAAGGGTAATAACTGTGAGAAAACTTGAGATAGTTACTTCACCAATGGAtgttaaaatatataaaaattgttgAACAATTTTCCCAGTTTGTCTCTGTGTACCTGTTTGTTCACTCATTAGTCACTACCAAACCAAGTTGATCAGTTGAATATTACTACTATAAAGTTTACATCTTAAAAGGTTAAGAGGAAGAACATTAAAGTTCATGCACTCTGGGTCAATGCATGGGACTTATTAATTACAATTactaaaagaagagaagaatcaTATGAGATCCATGTAAATAACCTTAATTCATGATGCTGTCCAAGTATGTCTATATCCCAAAAGTCCTTCAGGCAGCCACAAAGCAGAGTACACTGTTCCAAATTGGACTACATTATTATCCCATGATTGTGATTTCCTAGAACAAAGGCCCGAGAAGTTTGAGATTGGGTTTGAATTTTATCAATTAAGTCCACGTCTCTACCCAAACATCTCCTTATTGGACTGCCTTTAAGTCTTCTGTAACTTAAATTTCAGACAACCATGTAGTCAGAATTCAGTCCATAATTACAGAGTTACCTGGTAACTATTGCTGATGGGAGGTGGTAGGTATctccagtggcggagccaggatttcctctaaagaggttcaaaatatgaaaaattaaacACACAAAGAAGccaaagggggttcaacatctattatatatacataaaaaataattttaaccacgTATAAACAACTTAATTTTTCGCCGAGGGGGTTTCTCAGCCTTCTTGGCGCCGCCCTGGGTTCCCGTGAAATTAGTCGAGATGCGCGCAAGCTAgcccggacaccacggttataaaaataaaaataaaaataaaaaagattcaGTCCATAACTGGACTCTATCTCGGCTACTGTTGCATGCCCCCGGCCCGTTTCATATATTGGACTAAGCTTGTCTAATttaattgaattttaaaattcgattgaattggttaattttaaaattcaattgaattggttaattttaaaattgaattaaattggttaattgtaaaattgaattaaattggtTAATTGCAAAATTGAATTGATTTTTTAATCATAATTAGTATGTGAGAAGAGTATAAACTAAATTTAGAGCTAATTACTGTACTTAAACTTCTGTCATTGCTTCTTCTTCCATATAATTAGCATTCTTTCACAATCAGAGCTAATTACTATACTTAAACTTTTGTCATTGGTAGAGAAGAAGCAAACAAATGTATGGGTAAAGATAGTAATAAGTTTAGCTCTTTTCGTGCAGAAATTGCAAGTGATGAAGTGAATGAATAAGTTTGATTGTAATTGTGAAAGAATGCTAACTAAGTAGCAACACAGAAGTTCACCTAACTATGAGTAATGATCTCTCAAAgtcatatttcttttatttgtaaTAACAAGGTCACCCAACTTTTCCTGTATCACATCAAAAGTCACTCAATTAATATTTgaccaacaaaatataaaatgacATTTAATTTAGTCCacatgaacttttttttttcctcagtCCACATGGCAATAAGACCCGACCCGACCTAAACCCATAACCCAAATTAATCCTTATTAATTACGTTACATGCTTGCAAAATAAATCCATTAGGGTGCTCCTATTCTGATTAATTATTAGTGTTGCCAATATATGATAGGAGTACGATTTATGGGTCAGAAGGAATGGCCAGACTGTAGAAACTACATTTACTTAATGTCGTtaaaaatatccttaaggacttCGCTgatagaaggaaaaagaagacgACACGATTTCCATAAAATTATTGACCATTTTGTATTCAGAGAGagtgaaaatttgttttcattaataGAAAATAGGGTTAATTTGGGTTATTGATTTGGATCGGGTCGGGTCTTATTGCCATGTAGActgagaaataaaaaaagaaagttcaCGTGGAATAAATTAAATGTCATGTCACATTTTATTGGCCAAATATTAATTGGGTGACTTTTAAAGTAATAAAGGAAAAGTTGGGTGACgttattgttaaaaaaaaaaaatgactttggGAAATCATTATGCATAGATGGGTGACCTTCTGTGTTACTATCTCGTATAACACATATAGAATTACTAAATATATCATAGACGGCTCTTTGATCTTGTGAGTTGTGTGCACAAAGTTTTTGGACCTGCTTTTCCTTGAACATCacaggtaaagtatgagaatGTATGCAAAATATTCTTATAACGTAGCCACTGTTTCAAGTGGTGGCTAATGGTCATAGTTGACCACTGATGTCTGATCCGAATATCGCAATGGAGAAACTTGCATTTTCAGTCTATCAAGAATAATCTATTATGTCATCAGCCTTTGGTTTTGTATTCGATCTTTAAGAGTTAAATCCTTGATTTTTGCTGTGTTGTTAGAGCATTTATCCAGCTTTGAGAATTTTATCATGTTTAGCTCAATATTCGAAGAGAAAAAATCCCGCAAGATGAGGAACTAAATTCCAAAAAGATTAGGAAATCCTGTCTGATGGTTCAAGgttgtttcttttttaaattcccTCAACCTATAGTTCAAATCAAGGCAAAGAAACAAACTTCTCAAAATTATATTACTGTTAAGAGTCACATTGAACAAGTTGATTGTGATAAAGTGATTGGGTATCCTTGCATTACTTTACACCAAAAAGCACTACTCTTCTCCAGTCCCCACAAATAATGATGTTGAAATGGGAAAGAAGGAACTATTACTAAATAGAGTAAAATGACATAACCCTAATTAGTCagcaaaagaaaaattggagggtCAACAATAAAAGCAAGAGATTTTCTAGACCCACCAAATCTCCATAACCTCAACAACCTTATCTTAACACATTATTCCTGCCTACACATTATGGTACTCAATATTCACAATTTGTCATTGTCACTTTTGTCTTCCAAATGTAGGATAAGAGTCCATTTGACCAAATTGCCCTTGTGAGATGGCTGTGGGGGCCCACATGTTTAAGGGCATAGGTTGTTGCTGAGGTGGACCAACCCGCTGGGGCGGGATGTTGACAGGTGTATTTGTGGGGCCCGACGCAACACGCTCACATGAAGGACACATGGTGAGGGTGGTGGGAGGGGTCATTTGCATGTAGAATTGAGGTGAAAGCTTTAGTGCCCTTAGCTCTTGAACTTCCTTCTGTAATCTCCTGTTTTCTTCTGTCAGATTCTCAACGCATCTCTTTAAGAATTCGCAGTCTACTTCTGTTTGCTTCAATTTTGTCCTGTATATCCAAAGAGATCATTTTTAGAATATTATTCTTGAATACTAGTATAGGAGGCGTCAAAAGATGCTATAGAAGTACTGTGATAATATAGGTTGATTGGGCACTTCAAAAATATTGTTGCACTCATCTCGAATCCTTTCGAAAAAATTCACACACTCATCTCGGATCCTTCCAAAAAGATTTGACACATACtggtgatatttttttaaaagcctGAACAACATATTTCTTGTTTAAGTGAGTTGGAATTTTAACATTTCTCATTTGGTGAAAATGTTTTCACCTCAGCTGTATCTGGTGTCCGGTCCCCACACTAAATTAAGTCCTTACATATTTCTTGTTTAAGTGAGTTGGAATTTTAACATTTCTCATTTGGTGAAAATGTTTTCACCTCAGCTGTATCCAGTGTCCGGTCCCCACACTAAATTAAGTCCTTGAATCATTAGCGTGATTTGGTTGTCACATTTAATATGTGCAGTTCAATCTGTTGCTCATTATTATTGCTATGATTGTCTACATTAATTCTTCTTATTGTACCCCATTacagaaataaaattaaagagacTTAATTAGAGACAAAAATCTCACCTAGCTCTCCTATTCTGGAACCACACTTCCACTTGCCGTGGCCTTAATCCCAGTCTCTTTGCCAAAGCCAATTTTTGCTTCTGCAGatgtaaaaaaaattcatcaataCTAGAGTTTTATGTTTATACACAGAAGATGTAAGAAATATGGAGGCTTTTACGCCGTATAGCCGTCCATCAAAATAATAGCCAGgaaatatacattttttatatattaattgcaatatacaaaaatatatacataattaatttatattttttgtatattggcCAGCagcttaattattatttttggacGAGCAGCTAATTATGGAAGAGTCCCAAAAATATTTGCACTAACAAGTAAATCTCTTAATAAGTATTGCTACTATTGTTAATCTAGAAAAATAGTGCTGATCTGATATTATAAGTTAAAATTTAATCTATATTataagtgtgtgtatatatatatgtatatacatccGTAGTAATAATGTTAATGATGTTAATCAAGGAACTTACAGGATTGAGTGTGTGGTGTTCCTTAAAGCTATCTTCAAGAATGGCAGACTGTTCCTTCGTTAAACGGAGTTTCTTTCTACAAGTTTCTCCGTCTTCCTCATCACTAATGCCACGAGAGCTAGCCCTTTCCATTTCATTATCCTCACAGTTGTTTGCTTCTCTCTCACTTCGTTTATTTCCACTCACACTTGAAATAGTGCTGTTTGGAGACGACACGCCGGCTTCCTCCTCGGCGTCCACCGTCGTTGGCATCCTGTTCACGTCGATTCCCTTTAGGAAACTCCTCGTTTCCACTAATCTGCATGTCTCCGAGTTTCGATCTGCAATCAatatagaagaagaaaatttaGACCCCTTTTTTAGATCAATACTACCTCTGTGATATTATTTTGAGAGTCAAAGTCACTCGTGAATTCAGACATacaatctttaaatttttttcaaaaatatgtatttaaaaattatgtaaaaactGCTACaggtcacaataattaacaacttgCTAATAGGTCACCGTCAAAATAATGGTTTGACTTTCGAAATTCGGAACACATCATATAAAAGGACTTAGAGGAGGAAAAAGATCATTTTTCACTTAACTTTTGGTTTTTGAAATAACAGAACAGCAAAAAGAGTATGAAAAAATGCATAATAAAAAGTGGTTAAGGAAAAAGTAGGTAGAAAGAAATGAGGATTTTGATCATCAGATCTGAAGTTTTTCTATAGATCAAAGTAACATACCTGACGAGGTATCAGGAAATGAGTGAGTCCAATTAGGAGATTTGTGAATGAGATTGAAGGCAGAAATAGGAGAAGGAGATATTGTTGAAGGAATGAGATTTAGTTGCATGGGATTAATGGTTGTTGTCTTCTTCTCTGTTGAAAAGCTTAGGCTGAGACTCAACCCCAGATCTTCTTTTTCCAtcatcattttaattaatttctcaAAACACTATAGCTCTTTGTGACTGCTCTAACGggttcttgaaaatatatactCTACAATTGTGTGTATATAACAGCTTCTGAAAGAAGGTTTGGGATTTTGTGAGAATTAAATTGGAGATGTCTTcttgaagaagagagagagagtagatAAATGGACTTTGCAACCTGAAGAGTGGAGGTGTAATGAAGGGGGTTATATATAGGAAACAATGCAAtgcttttttaatttttttaattttttattgataaagactatatattattatatattcctAATAGTAATACAGTTGCAAAGTGTAATAGAGGGGTGAGGATCACCTCCAGTACAAGTTGCTCCAGGAATGTTCAAGGGAGCTTTGGATGATTGCCAACTGtccaaaaataatttacatgGCCAGGATTTTGCTTTACCTTTTTTAACAAttcattttatattaaataatgtttgttaaaatatctttttcataataaaaagttataaataaaatatattttgattCTACTGCAGCTCCTACTTCCATGAACTCACCGGTAACTCCTACCTCCATTACTGCCACAACGAGGAAAACTAATAAGCTAATTAGAACCTCATGATTGTTTACCCCGAATagtggataacaattaaataatgatATGTGGTTAGTTTAATTATAATATaagataataaaaataatgatatGTATTAATAAGTAATAGCAATAGAATGTACGGAGCCCGTGATTTATATTAAGGGATGTCAAAAAATATAGATATGTCATGACCCAGGTTCGAATACGAGACCTTAGGAAATTTTAACCCTTGCAACCCCTTTAGCTAAACCTTCAATCAGGTTTGAGAGTGTGTCAACACAAAGTATATATACctataaaaccaaaattttacctatctatacaatgtaattttcgCCGAGGCGGGTGTCGCTTGACACCCGCTGCACATGGCGCCCTAAGCCCGTTAATAGAAACTAGAGAAGAAAAGTTATAGAAAGTTGTGGATTGGTCAGGTCTAGGGGAAGCTTTTTTTTAACCGAGCCAAAATACTTGATGAAATAATGTGCCGCTTTGCTGAttacaattttcttgaatagTAAAAGCTAACCTAAAAAAGGAGTAATTAATTCCTTCCCTCTCTTCTAAAATAACCTAACCCTAGACCAATCTTGTATTATTTACGGCGCGAATGGCGACCACCCACCCCCGGGTCGGTCTGCCATTGACCAACACCACAAACGACACTACACCTACTCTTAATTTTCTATCCGGCTTTACAACCACCCCCGTGTGGAAGCTTTAAACCTTAAACCTATAACATATCTACATGGGGAACCAACGTTTGCATGGACAAAGAAGGAATTTGAGGAATTGTCGCGACGTCAAAACCTAAAATATGCTGTTATTGCAAAATTCTCTCATGGGCACCGCATTTACATGAAATAAGGAAATTTCTACCTATTCAATCGGGGATTGTAGGGCGGTGTGATATTGGTTTTTTAGAGGAGAGACGTCTTTATCGAGACTCTCACTACTTGAAGATTATGCAGCCCCTAACATCCGGTGCATTTAAATTGCATTAGGGGAAGGATATACCCCGTACGATTTATAATATGGGATCCATGGTTTAACCCGGAGAAACCACGATA
This window harbors:
- the LOC132051922 gene encoding homeobox-leucine zipper protein HAT4-like gives rise to the protein MMMEKEDLGLSLSLSFSTEKKTTTINPMQLNLIPSTISPSPISAFNLIHKSPNWTHSFPDTSSDRNSETCRLVETRSFLKGIDVNRMPTTVDAEEEAGVSSPNSTISSVSGNKRSEREANNCEDNEMERASSRGISDEEDGETCRKKLRLTKEQSAILEDSFKEHHTLNPKQKLALAKRLGLRPRQVEVWFQNRRARTKLKQTEVDCEFLKRCVENLTEENRRLQKEVQELRALKLSPQFYMQMTPPTTLTMCPSCERVASGPTNTPVNIPPQRVGPPQQQPMPLNMWAPTAISQGQFGQMDSYPTFGRQK
- the LOC132051921 gene encoding uncharacterized protein LOC132051921, with the translated sequence MDQDTTPYISNKQKSNCELVPPKHADPCKFFNNFPFKAMLVLIFLVALPHFPLEAPEIITQTLHTGNWELVVQLILVGIAVSYGLFSKKIYDDETENEYLYSSSKFDTNVQSRLLQASSFFDDEAENHEVSDENRVQTWNNYQYHSGKPVVVVTKESAKISPRIVEKPLLLPIRSLKSPVPEPNSTTTSRKSISTTKSKISSPRKLSASLSVSSESQAKIDQFDHKIVRKQSFNKSSVSPPPPPPPLPPAPIVKKSNLLRSSSIVTDDKGSSKKEMRRSTRSVPFELSSYKGKSVRTIRPFVGAARARVYAKDNVNGETEKAEETFVDKQTIEKQHYAPEPTMMDFGGEEKKTSSLEKLVVENDDSEDCFEKSVENVEVARKNESDMATEGVPDNVDKKADEFIAKFREQIRLQRIQSIRTSAGQPAKELLQ